The sequence ACGGCTTTGCTATCGGCCTGGAACGCTTCCTGATGCAACTGCTCGGCCTGGACAACATCCGCTCAGCCACCCTCTTCCCGCGACCCGGCCGCCTCACTCACGCCGTAAGACTTTGCCACGAATTGCACGAATTGACACGAATTATTTTTTGTTTTCGTCGTAAATTCGGTGTCATTCGTGGCAGGAAATCCTGGTCCAGAAGTTCAATTAGTGGGCGTCGGGCACTCCGGCAAGATGAGAGGCCGCCAGCGCTGGCATCCAGACCGTAGTCAAAGGGGAAGAGCGGCGCAGCGCAGCCGGCGGCTGGCAGGTTGGCGAAATCGAAGGGGATTTGCTCGTTGCTGCGGCCAGGAGAACGGCGTCTTGCCCTCGAAGGGGAAATCGCCAAAGCACGTCGGCCATGCCCTGGCCTTCAGTACCGGGCAGCCACGCGGCTACAAAGGCATCGCTGGCCGCCAGGTGTTCGGTAATCACCAGCGGTCGCCCTGAGAGAAGGATGACCACCAGCTTGCGGCTCTGACCGCGCACCCGCTCGATCAGCCCTGCGTCGGCCTCGCTCAGCCTGAGGTCGGCGCGGTCGCCCACACCTTCGGCATGAGGGCGCCTCTGCCAGCACGACAATGCCCACATCGGCGATGGCCGGCTTGCCGTCCGCGCCGGTCACGGTGTCGAACTTGCAAAGCGGTTGAACTGCACCTGCGCGGCGGGGCTGACCGTGGCGGATGCCGTCAGAATGGTGGCGCCGGTGGTGATGGTGCCATCGCTGCCCTGCCAGGTGATGGTCCAGCCGCCGCACTGCGTCCCGATGTCG is a genomic window of Candidatus Amarolinea dominans containing:
- a CDS encoding glycoside hydrolase family 3 C-terminal domain-containing protein, with the translated sequence MWALSCWQRRPHAEGVGDRADLRLSEADAGLIERVRGQSRKLVVILLSGRPLVITEHLAASDAFVAAWLPGTEGQGMADVLWRFPLRGQDAVLLAAATSKSPSISPTCQPPAALRRSSPLTTVWMPALAASHLAGVPDAH